ACATAGACTTTGACACTTCCTAGAGGACTAAAAATAATTCTCATGCTACGTATACTATTTTGGTCTTATGGATGTTTCAACAAGTCTCTTAGATAAGATATTTATCTAGTTATGTGAGGGTTAATAAAAATCTAGCGACCCTTTTCTGGTTCTTTGTAGCGCCTCTCTTTAGCAATCTCGTCTCTTTCGGCAAATTATGATTCTTTACCCACAACAGAGCAGGTACAGGAAGATGGGGAACGATAGAAGTGAATATGAACCCATGAGAGGGAGAGTGAAGGCCATGAAAAAGTACATGTAATATAAATTAACAGTGGGTACCAAATATTCCATGTGGCATGGACTAAGTGCTTAGTGGCCGTGCGTTTATTACGTACCTTTACCAAGTATTTACTCGGTGAGCCTAGTTAAAGCGGCGCTGAGATAGGAAGCCCCTGGCAGAGGAAATTTCATCCTTTTTTACGCACAGTCTAAACACATTTGTGATGTTCATTTCAAACAAGTCATAACAAACAAGTCATGGTGGTCTATATTCACATCGTTATAGATCTAGACAACTAGATCTTACCAATTCTAAATGCCTCAGGACAAGAAGATGACAAACCAAAATTCAGAAAGGGGACGATCACCCCAGGCGCCAAGACCCCACATGACGGCCCCACCTTTCCCCAGTTCCGAACACCGCCTTCTTAGCGTGGGCGTTGCCATCTCTGAAGGAAACAAAATTGCATACTTCTGTTCCCAGATAGTTCCTTATGCCACATTTTACATGAGAAGTCATGTCTTCTACTCCCGGTCTTAAGCGCAAGTTTGCAGAATCCCAGGAGCCTACGCTCAAGCGCCACCATCTTCATGGATACGATCCGCACTCCCCATGGTTGCACGAGTCAGCACCCGCCGGGATAGGACGGACACGTGGAAATTCCGGTGTACAGTACTCGATGCCCCTATCAAATATGGTGTCTGCCGTTCAAGACTTGATTGACCCGTACTTTGATCCACTGACGGCGATGCTGGGCGATGAGCCCCGATTTCTAAAACCCTTACCAGCTCGCATCGCCCCAGAGGACTTGGAGTTCTTGAGATTCCGTGGTGCACTCTCAATTCCAGAGAGCGGGTTGCGGGATGAGCTTCTTCGCTGCTACATAAAATGGGTGCACAGTTTTATGCCTGTTCTGAACTTGCAAGAGTTCTTACGCTGTGTCGCTGAAAATGACCCAGAGGGAAATGTTAGCATCTTACTCTTTCAGGCAGTCATGTTTGTTGGTACAGCCTTTGTCGACCTCAAGCATCTGCAGGATGCCGGGTATTCGACGCGGAAAAGTGCGCGTAATGCGTTCTTTACGCGATTAAGGGTTTGTTCTTCTTCGAGTGCTCGCCATCTCATCCAACTAACTTGCAACCAATAGTTACTCTATTTCCTCGACTGCGAAGAGGATCGCATCGAGATTCTCCAAGCATTGCTATTGATGACCTACTGGGCTGATTCGGAGAACAGTCCTCAGCGAGATATTTGGGATTGGATTGGAGTCTGTAACACGCAAGCACATTCGATCGGTTTAAACAAAGACCCTTCATCGGGTGAAATTAATATACGGAGCCGAAGGCTCCGTTCTCGACTCTGGTGGTGTCTGTACTCTAGGGATCGCCTGATCGCCATGGGCATGCGGCGTCCGCTTCAGGTAAACGATGGAACAAGCAATGTCCCGATGCTCAAACTggatgattttgattttgaaccTTTCTCTCCTCATGTGGTATCAAAGTTCTATTGCCGCCAACTCCAAGATGTCTCTCATCAGAAACGCCTTGCTACCATGTTTATTGAGAAGGTGAAGCTCTGTCAATGTATTGGAAGGGTTATATTCGCGCAATATACACCATCTCAGCGCCAATTTGGAGCTACGGACCGGACTACAGTCACACTTGTCCCTCGACAGGCTTCCGAGTCTGAGTTTGCGCGATGCGGCCAGAAACTTGACTTGTGGCTTAGCGCGCTTCCTAAAGATGCACAATTCATCCCGAAGTCTGGGAAGAATTTCCATGATGGCGAGGATGTGCTACTACTTCATGGTGCGATGCTACGTATGCTCTACCATGCTACTAGTAGCGCCCTTCACCGGCCTTGGGCGAGTACCTCAAAAGGGACGGGCTGGCGCAATGCTGCCCGTATTAAAATGAACGATGCTGCTGCGGGTATCACACATATTATTAAAGGCTTAAACCACCTTAACCTCACAAGGTTCCTACCACAGTCTGGGGTGACTGTCATTCTACCTGCCGCGGTGGCGCATTTAACCAACACCATGTCTGACGACCCCGCTGTCCGCGAAAGCAGTGTCGACAATTTCCATCGTTGTATCCAAGTCCTCCACTGTCTTAAGGACATCTATCCAGCCGCCGGGCAAGAATTTGCCAACATTGAGGCCGCCATTAAAATGCAGGCAGGTGCCTCCAGTACATTTTTCCAAGTCATGGAATACAACCTCGACGCTCCTGCCACATCTTTGGCGACTAGGAAATTGAGCAATGCCAACTCTATATCGCACACCCAACCACATTCACTTGTCAGTGTAACTGAGGCTCCCAAGCGGTCAACACGGACTACGTCTACGCAAGATCAtataatgcatcaaacaaatTTCAGCATGGGAACCACATTTGAACCTGCGCAACCTACATTGCCCATTGATTTCGACCATTATTCCGACCTCAGCATTATAGACAACAACTTTTTCAATTATCTCTCCATCGACATCGACTCCTTTTCAGACATCCAAACTCCCAATCCAATGAAGTCCCACAACCCAGATAAACCTTATTTATCACCACCACCCCAAGACCAAGACACCATTGACTGGGCACAAGAGCTATTCCAAGAAACCGATTTGAACCAGTATAGCAACACAGAAGCCTTTCGCAACCCCGAAAAGACAACTCCTCCACTAGATCGGGATCCAAACTATGACCCTTCATTCTATTTTACTTTGAGGGACACAGATAACTTTGGCTCCGTTCATTCCCGTCATCAGTCAATGAACGACGCAAGGTCCGAAATAACTGGCGATCTGGATCGAGACTTGGGGTTCCAGTCTGATGATGACATGTTCTAGTAGATGTACCAAATTGAAACATGATTGCCGTGCCTCGATTCATGCTCTAGTTTTTTGATATATTTAAAAACAAACTAACGAGACAATTCAAGAGACAGAGAGGTTTATTGGCTGGGTTTAAATGGAAGTAAATGGAATGAAACACGAATGGGTCTACCTTTGTCTAGATACACTAGGCTGCGCAATGGTCTGCAAGGCCgaaatcaagtaaagcaagTTTGAAGTGTGAATACGCTATCATTTTTGTGAATCAGATGCCTGGCTTTTAACCAGCAGCGTAAAGATCTGTACACATCCAATTCCCATGGCCACCATGATTCATGTGATTATCTCCCCCTTCCCTCCACACCATCATCCCCTAACCATCATCCTCCATCTCAAGTCCGTCATTCTTTACCCATCTTAATCTATTATAGGGGATTCTTCCATCAAGGTACATTGGCTTCTGGTAATCATCTTACTAGCCCGCACAGGAGGAACTCCACTCGCTCTTTTCACCTTTGGATGCAGCCCTGGAGGGAAGGTGCG
Above is a genomic segment from Penicillium digitatum chromosome 3, complete sequence containing:
- a CDS encoding C6 transcription factor, putative, whose amino-acid sequence is MSSTPGLKRKFAESQEPTLKRHHLHGYDPHSPWLHESAPAGIGRTRGNSGVQYSMPLSNMVSAVQDLIDPYFDPLTAMLGDEPRFLKPLPARIAPEDLEFLRFRGALSIPESGLRDELLRCYIKWVHSFMPVLNLQEFLRCVAENDPEGNVSILLFQAVMFVGTAFVDLKHLQDAGYSTRKSARNAFFTRLRLLYFLDCEEDRIEILQALLLMTYWADSENSPQRDIWDWIGVCNTQAHSIGLNKDPSSGEINIRSRRLRSRLWWCLYSRDRLIAMGMRRPLQVNDGTSNVPMLKLDDFDFEPFSPHVVSKFYCRQLQDVSHQKRLATMFIEKVKLCQCIGRVIFAQYTPSQRQFGATDRTTVTLVPRQASESEFARCGQKLDLWLSALPKDAQFIPKSGKNFHDGEDVLLLHGAMLRMLYHATSSALHRPWASTSKGTGWRNAARIKMNDAAAGITHIIKGLNHLNLTRFLPQSGVTVILPAAVAHLTNTMSDDPAVRESSVDNFHRCIQVLHCLKDIYPAAGQEFANIEAAIKMQAGASSTFFQVMEYNLDAPATSLATRKLSNANSISHTQPHSLVSVTEAPKRSTRTTSTQDHIMHQTNFSMGTTFEPAQPTLPIDFDHYSDLSIIDNNFFNYLSIDIDSFSDIQTPNPMKSHNPDKPYLSPPPQDQDTIDWAQELFQETDLNQYSNTEAFRNPEKTTPPLDRDPNYDPSFYFTLRDTDNFGSVHSRHQSMNDARSEITGDLDRDLGFQSDDDMF